The sequence CGATCACATCGGGTTCGGCCAGTCCGCGATGCCGGCCCTGTCGGACTTCCCGTACACCTTCGAAGCCCTCACCGACGTCACCTCCGGACTGCTCCAGCACCTGGGCGTCGAACGGTTCGCCATGTACGTACAGGACTACGGCGCTCCCATCGGCTGGCGGCTTGCCCTCCAGGCCCCCGACCGTGTCACCGCGATCATCACCCAGAACGGCAACGCCTACGAAGAGGGCTTCGTCAAGCCGTTCTGGGACGGTGTCTTCGCCTATGCGCAGGCACCCGGCCCGGACACCGAAGCCCCCATGCGAGGCGCGCTCACTCCCGAGATCACTCGCTGGCAGTACGTCAACGGAGTGGCTGACCCGAGTCTGGTCAGCCCCGACAACTGGGTCCACGACCAGGCGCTGCTGGACCGCCCCGGTAACGAAGAGATCCAGCTCAAGCTCTTCCGCGACTACCCGACCAATGTGGAGCTCTACCCGCGGGTCCACCAGTACTTCCGTGACTCGCAAGTCCCGCTGCTGGCGGTCTGGGGCGCCAACGACGAGATCTTCGGCCCCGACGGCGCCAAGGCATTCGCCCGGGACCTGCCCCAGGCCGAGATCCACCTGCTCGAGTCCGGGCACTTCGCCCTGGAGAGCCACCTCGAGACCATCACCGGGCACATGCGCGACTTCCTCGCGCGCGTCCTCACCTGACGCTCGGGGGTCGGGTCGGGTCGGGTCGGGCCGGGCGAGGGTGAGGGCGATAGTGAGTCGGGTCGGGCCCGGTGAGGGCGAGTCGTGTCGGTGCAGCAGTCCGCCACCGGGACGGTAACCGTGACCGCAGACCGGCTACCGTATCGGCGACGAGCGTGAGTTAGGTTAGGCTTACCTAAGTAATCTACCTTGCTTCTCTAGCCGCGCCTGGAGCACCCGGATGCGTCCTTTCCACACCCCTGCCGCCTCACCGACTGCTGCAGAGCGCGTCCGGTCGATTCTGGCCTCCGCCCATTCGATGACCGTGGTGAGCGACGGGAGGCTCACCGAAGTGCGTCGCCTCGACGGAACCGGGGCAATGGGCCATGTCCACCTGCACGCACCGTTCGAGGACACCGGCGCCCAGACGGCGACGCGCGTCCCGGTGAAGTTGGAACTCACCGACATCGCCCCCACACCCGTACGGGACCGAGTCCGTGCCCGCGTCACGGTGACCGGGCTGCTGGCAGCCCCGTACAGCACCGAGGCCACGAAGAGCACCTGTATGGAGTTCGGTCAGGCGGTCCTCGAAGACGCCCGGGAACGCACCTACGTCACCCTCCACGCCCTGGAGGCAACCGACCTCGATCCGATCGCGACGAGCGAGGCAGGCATGCTGACCCACCTCCTGGACGACCACGCCGAACTCGTTCCCCTGCTGCTGCGCCTCGTTCGGCCTCGTCCGGGAACTGGCATGCAGCGCGCCCTGCCGGTGGCGATGGACCGCTACGGCGTGACGTTGCGTCTCGAATACCCGCACACCCATCACGACGTCCGGCTGCCGTTCAAGACGCCGGTGACCGACATCGACCAGGTCGGCCCCCAGATCCACGCCCTCCTGGCCACGGCGCGCCGCTTCTCCCACCCCAGCCATCTGTTGACCTGATCCGGCGGGCCCGCGTACGGCCCCGGTTGAAGTGAGTGACTGCAAGGCGATCGCATGGAGCAGCCGGGTAGCAGGGTCAGCAGGACAGCGGCGGGGACGGGCGCGGCCCCGTCGCCCTTCTGCCTACTGAAGCGGAACGCTCGCCGCGGCGCTCACGTGGCCGGCACCGAGCCGACGAGTCCGCCGTCGACGACCAGATCCTGGCCGGTGATGTACGCGGCGTCCTCGGAAGCGAGGAAAGCCACGGCTGCGGCGACCTCGTCCGGGTGACCGAGTGACCCCAGCGCCACTTCGGCGGAGTTGCGGGCTTCGGCACCCGGATCGGTGTTGGCCTCGCGCCACATCGGCGTGTCGATGTAGCCGGGGCTGACGGAGTTGACGCGGATACCGCGAGCGGCAAGATCGGAGCCCATGGTGCGGGCGAGGTTGTGGACCGCCGCCTTGCTGGCCGAATAGACCGAGGCGATGGGCAGCCCCCGGTACAGGGTCCAGGAGGCGTTGATGACGATGGCGCCACCGCGCGGCATCAGCCGCAACGCCTTCTGCACGGTGAAGAAGACGCCCTTGAAGTTGACGTTCACAGTGCGGTCGAAGTCGTCCTCGGTGATCTCGACGGTCGGCTTGAAGACGCCGGTCCCGGCATTGGCGAAGACGGCATCGAGCGTGCCGCGCCAGGTCTCGATGCGGCGCATCAGCGCGTCGAGATCGGCAGGCGAGGCGGCGTCGGCCCGCACGGCCAGTACCCGGCCCTCCACCGCGTCGAGCCGGGCGACCGCCGCGTCGAGGCGCGCCTGGTCGCGGCCGGTGATGACGACGTACGCCCCCTCGTCCAGGAGCCGCCGCGCCGTGGCGAATCCCATTCCGCTGGTGCCGCCGGTGATCAGTGCTGTCTTGTTCGTGAATCGCTGCATGGACACGATCCTGAGGCGGCGCGGCCCGATCCGGCAGTGCCACCTGAACCTGGGTCTGTCACCACCACCCTTAGGCCGTTTCTGATGGCTCTTGGCGACAGCGACAGCGACACGCGGCCGGGGCCGCGACCGTGGCCGGCGAGCGGGGCCAACTCTGCGCGACCGGGCAGCTCTGCGGCAGGGCCGCCCGAGCCACCACGCCGCCCGAGCCACCACGCCGCCCGAGCCACCACACCGGCAGGGCCGCCCTGCCGGCCGGGCAAAGGGCCTACGGAGTAGCGACCACGGCCCGATCACCCGCATCCAGCAGGCCGACCACCCGGGCCTCGGTCGGCGTCCCCTCCGCAGGGGTGTACAGCAGCAGCCGGGCGCCGGGCAGATCGGAGACGGGCAGCATCGTGTAGTGGAACGTCAGCTCCCCCACAGCGGGGTGCACCAGCGACTTGATGCCCTCGGTCGCCGCACCCACCGGGTGTTCGGCCCAGACAGTCGCGAAGACAGGACTGGCGGCGCACATGTCCTCCGCGAGCCGGCCGAACTCCGGATCGTCCGGATAGCGTGCAGCATCCGCGCGGAACAGGCCGACGATCTGCCGCGCCGCGTCCTCCCAGCCACACAGCACGGACCGGAAGTGCGCACTGGTGAAGAAGCTGACCAGACAACTGTGGTCAAGTTCGCCGTAGCCAAATACCAGTTGGGCAGCCCGGTTGACGGCGACCAGCTTCCAGTGCCGGTCGATGACGTACGCGGGCCGCCGCAGCCAGCCGTCGATGACCCGGCGGATCCCGTCCGGCACCGCGCGGTCCGCGGGCGCTGCCTGCGGAGGGTTCAGCCCGGCCAGCAGGTAGAGGTGTTCACGCTCGGCGGCGTCCAGCCGCAGCACGCGGGAGACGGCGTCCAGCACCTCGGCCGACACCTTGATGTCGCGCCCCTGTTCCAACCACGTGTACCAGGAGACCCCCACCCCGGCGAGGACCGCCACCTCCTCGCGCCGCAGCCCCGGTGTACGGCGCCCGCTGCCAGCTGCCATGCCCACGTCCGCGGGCGTCACCCGCGCCCGCCGTGAGCGCAGAAACGCCCGTATCTCCGCACTGCGCCGCTGCCGCCCCTCGGCGGAAAGCTTTGAGACCTCCATGCGGTCATGCTAATACGCCTCTCCGAGGAGAGATGTTCTGATCCGAGGAGAGGTGTTCTGTCGGTGGCGGGGCCCGGCCGTCGTTGCTGCACTGAATGGTGCCGTCGAGCTCTGCTCAGCGGCCGTTGTGCCGCGTGCGCCAGCGGCTGGGGGACAGCCCGGCCTGGCGCTGGAAGAACGTGGTGAAGTTCGCGGCGTCGTGGAAGCCAAGGTGCTCTGCGCAGCGCGCGGCGGGCAAATCGGTGTGTGCGAGCAGCCGTTTGGCCTCCAGCAGGATCCGTTGGTCGAGGAACTGCTTGGCACCCAGGCCCGTTGCGGCGCGGGTCGCGCGGGTGAGGGTGCGTGGTTCGTAGCCGAGGGCGGAGGCATAGTCGCGTACGTGGTGGTGCTCGGCGAACCGTTCCTCGACCGCGGCCCGGTAGCGGCGGAAGACGGTGTGTTCGGGGTCGGGTTCGGGGGCAGGCCCGGGTCTGGGGTCGGGCCCGGGCCTGCGGTCGGATCCGGGTTCGTGTTCGTGGGGGGTGCCTGTCGGGGCATCGGCCGGC is a genomic window of Streptomyces sp. Edi2 containing:
- a CDS encoding alpha/beta hydrolase, which gives rise to MASAVHHRTATVNGLEVFYREAGDPEAPAVVLLHGFPTSSHMFRQLIPALADRYHVIAPDHIGFGQSAMPALSDFPYTFEALTDVTSGLLQHLGVERFAMYVQDYGAPIGWRLALQAPDRVTAIITQNGNAYEEGFVKPFWDGVFAYAQAPGPDTEAPMRGALTPEITRWQYVNGVADPSLVSPDNWVHDQALLDRPGNEEIQLKLFRDYPTNVELYPRVHQYFRDSQVPLLAVWGANDEIFGPDGAKAFARDLPQAEIHLLESGHFALESHLETITGHMRDFLARVLT
- a CDS encoding DUF2470 domain-containing protein, coding for MRPFHTPAASPTAAERVRSILASAHSMTVVSDGRLTEVRRLDGTGAMGHVHLHAPFEDTGAQTATRVPVKLELTDIAPTPVRDRVRARVTVTGLLAAPYSTEATKSTCMEFGQAVLEDARERTYVTLHALEATDLDPIATSEAGMLTHLLDDHAELVPLLLRLVRPRPGTGMQRALPVAMDRYGVTLRLEYPHTHHDVRLPFKTPVTDIDQVGPQIHALLATARRFSHPSHLLT
- a CDS encoding glucose 1-dehydrogenase, with amino-acid sequence MQRFTNKTALITGGTSGMGFATARRLLDEGAYVVITGRDQARLDAAVARLDAVEGRVLAVRADAASPADLDALMRRIETWRGTLDAVFANAGTGVFKPTVEITEDDFDRTVNVNFKGVFFTVQKALRLMPRGGAIVINASWTLYRGLPIASVYSASKAAVHNLARTMGSDLAARGIRVNSVSPGYIDTPMWREANTDPGAEARNSAEVALGSLGHPDEVAAAVAFLASEDAAYITGQDLVVDGGLVGSVPAT
- a CDS encoding helix-turn-helix transcriptional regulator, with the protein product MEVSKLSAEGRQRRSAEIRAFLRSRRARVTPADVGMAAGSGRRTPGLRREEVAVLAGVGVSWYTWLEQGRDIKVSAEVLDAVSRVLRLDAAEREHLYLLAGLNPPQAAPADRAVPDGIRRVIDGWLRRPAYVIDRHWKLVAVNRAAQLVFGYGELDHSCLVSFFTSAHFRSVLCGWEDAARQIVGLFRADAARYPDDPEFGRLAEDMCAASPVFATVWAEHPVGAATEGIKSLVHPAVGELTFHYTMLPVSDLPGARLLLYTPAEGTPTEARVVGLLDAGDRAVVATP